In Candidatus Saccharimonadales bacterium, the sequence AGCCAGATGACGCGGCCGACGCGCTGGCGGTTGCCATTTGCTGTGCTCATAGCAGAAGTAAGCTAAAATAAGTAGTAAGTAGTAAGTAGCGGAGATAAATAATTACCAACACTTAATACTTAATTACTAACTACTGTTTACTAAAAATATGCGTTCCGAAATTCGCAAAGACTACATTCAAGACAAATACGTGTTAATCGCTCCCCGCCGTGGCAAGCGTCCGCACGACGTTGAGCGACCGGAGAGACTCAAGCCGCCGAGCAAAACCAGTTGTGTTTTCTGCCCGCTGGCCATGCGAAAACGCGGCCAAAAATTTTTGGAGGTAGTCGGTCGGCCGGAAAACTGGGAACTGGTAGCTATCCCAAATGGGTTCCCGGCTGTCACACCCACAAATCCCAAGGCCTACGGCCAGCAAGAAGTCGTGATTGAAACTCCGGATCACCGGGCTGAAGTCGAGAACTTATCCGTTTCGCAACTGACCAAACTTTTCAAGCTCTACGGCGACCGGACTTCTGCCATTACGCGGGACAAAAAAATTGACTACGTTTTAATTTTCAAAAATGAAGGCGGCGCGGCCGGCGCTTCGCTCGTTCACGCGCACTCGCAAATTTTCGCGA encodes:
- the galT gene encoding galactose-1-phosphate uridylyltransferase, producing MRSEIRKDYIQDKYVLIAPRRGKRPHDVERPERLKPPSKTSCVFCPLAMRKRGQKFLEVVGRPENWELVAIPNGFPAVTPTNPKAYGQQEVVIETPDHRAEVENLSVSQLTKLFKLYGDRTSAITRDKKIDYVLIFKNEGGAAGASLVHAHSQIFATQFLPPHLKDKSDRVHDYKIKTGRCVYCDVVKKESRGARRVFEDANLLAFCPYASMHNYEIWIVPKRHIDNVSLLTDAERKSLATMLKKILKKIGRLKLPYNYYFHQVVHDKDQHLYLKITPRGSVWAGVEIGSGLIINPIAPEEAAEFYRK